Proteins encoded together in one Musa acuminata AAA Group cultivar baxijiao chromosome BXJ3-6, Cavendish_Baxijiao_AAA, whole genome shotgun sequence window:
- the LOC103989795 gene encoding putative leucine-rich repeat receptor-like serine/threonine-protein kinase At2g19230, producing MLKSSRNMAVIPCSILLLFSVVAVQVGGLFTDGLGFIYLDCGYGRDAQAYYVDQSSGITYVSDAPYIDSGEIHNISSVDALVKLPQRFLTVRSFPSGARNCYTFKSMTPRLKYLIRASFLYGNYDSKNSSSVQFDLHLDVNFWKTMTVTRRKVSYYTETIMEATTDLISVCLVNTGRGTPFISSLQLRPLNRTIYPVVNASLSLILSSRFDMGLTGEPVRFPSDPHDRIWNPYADTSVTKTSTNLPVENPVDDHFEVPLVVMNTAVVPVNSNKMELSLPTEPGDLDEYYAVLHFSELNPLLQNESRQFFVYLGGTLLNDAKPFTPDYLSSSAVYSTNPTSAPTHYISLVATSDSTLPPILNAAEVFSAMQNTIVPSDSRNVDAMVAIKGTYAVKRNWMGDPCMPKAYAWDGLNCTVDVAGVSRITAVNLSHGALTGEISTSFANLSEIQYLDLSYNKLTGSIPAFLAYLPSLKYLDLANNELSGLVPSSLLTKSQNGSLTLRIEGNRNVCFNATSCEAKPKKTSPTIIVISCVVPVVLLLMLVVLCILKKQQARGRHMKGSKEYTFQIDNRRFTYTELKKITKNFDRVLGKGGFGTVYYGQLENGIEVAVKMLSHTSSEEFVTEAQHLSRVHHRNLVSMIGYSIDGEHLALVYEYMSQGTLKEHLRESRGDRHLSWEQRLRIALEASQGLEYLHTGCKPSLIHRDVKTSNILLNERLEAKISDFGLSKAFEDDERSHVSTKVVGTPGYLDPEYYVKNQLSEKSDVYSFGVVLLELITGQPPILIGSENIHIVEWVYERLAKGNVEDVVDKSLQGEYDVNCAWKIAYVALNCAMESSTKRPTMTEVVMQLKERLALQSNLDETQLEHKNTLKLLKERDEMHQISTFEIECASISDKDGPSAR from the exons ATGCTGAAAAGCTCGAGGAACATGGCCGTCATCCCATGTTCGATTCTTCTTCTGTTCTCCGTGGTCGCTGTTCAGGTTGGAGGTCTGTTTACGGACGGTCTCG GTTTTATTTATCTTGATTGTGGATATGGACGTGATGCTCAAGCATATTACGTGGACCAATCATCCGGTATAACATACGTGTCTGATGCTCCTTACATAGACAGCGGCGAGATTCATAACATATCCTCAGTAGACGCATTAGTAAAGCTCCCCCAGCGATTCCTCACCGTGAGAAGCTTCCCTAGTGGAGCTCGGAACTGCTACACCTTCAAATCAATGACCCCACGGCTTAAGTATCTCATCAGAGCATCATTCTTATATGGCAACTATGATTCCAAAAACAGTTCTTCTGTTCAGTTTGATCTCCATCTTGACGTCAACTTTTGGAAAACGATGACTGTGACCCGTAGAAAGGTGAGTTATTACACAGAAACTATCATGGAAGCCACAACCGATCTGATATCAGTTTGCCTGGTGAACACTGGTCGTGGAACTCCCTTCATCTCTTCGCTACAGCTGAGACCGCTCAACCGCACTATTTATCCAGTCGTGAACGCATCTCTCAGTCTCATTCTCTCGTCGCGGTTTGACATGGGGCTGACAGGTGAACCCGTGAG GTTTCCTTCCGATCCCCATGATCGCATCTGGAATCCATATGCCGACACCTCTGTGACAAAGACATCGACTAATCTCCCAGTCGAAAATCCTGtggatgatcactttgaggtACCTCTTGTCGTGATGAATACTGCAGTTGTCCCTGTGAACTCCAACAAAATGGAACTCAGTTTGCCAACAGAACCTGGAGACCTCGATGAATACTATGCAGTCCTACACTTCTCCGAGCTGAACCCACTGCTCCAGAATGAATCGAGGCAGTTCTTCGTCTACCTCGGAGGAACCTTGCTGAATGATGCCAAACCCTTCACCCCGGACTACCTTTCTTCCAGCGCTGTATACAGCACAAACCCTACTTCAGCACCCACTCACTACATCTCCCTTGTTGCCACAAGCGATTCCACCCTTCCACCCATCCTCAACGCAGCGGAGGTGTTTTCTGCAATGCAGAACACGATTGTGCCATCAGATAGCAGAAATG TCGATGCAATGGTGGCAATCAAAGGAACGTATGCTGTGAAGAGGAATTGGATGGGTGATCCATGCATGCCAAAAGCATATGCTTGGGATGGATTGAATTGTACTGTTGATGTAGCTGGAGTTTCAAGGATCACTGCAGT AAATCTTTCGCACGGTGCATTGACTGGCGAAATATCAACTTCTTTTGCCAACCTCAGTGAAATCCAATACTT GGATTTGTCTTACAATAAATTGACAGGGTCAATACCAGCTTTTCTAGCATATCTGCCATCACTGAAGTACCT AGATTTGGCAAACAATGAACTGAGTGGATTAGTACCTTCTTCTCTCCTTACAAAATCACAGAATGGATCACTTACTTTAAG AATCGAGGGCAATAGGAATGTTTGTTTCAATGCCACTTCATGCGAAGCAAAGCCGAAGAAAACTTCACCAACTATTATTGTGATATCCTGCGTAGTTCCTGTCGTCTTATTGCTGATGCTGGTAGTCCTCTGCATCCTGAAAAAGCAACAAG CCAGAGGTCGACACATGAAGGGGTCGAAAGAATACACGTTCCAGATCGACAATCGACGATTCACATACACGGAGCTGAAGAAGATCACGAAGAACTTCGACAGAGTTCTAGGGAAAGGAGGGTTTGGGACTGTCTACTATGGCCAACTGGAGAACGGCATTGAAGTCGCTGTGAAGATGCTGTCTCACACATCATCAGAAGAGTTTGTCACCGAG GCCCAGCATTTGTCGAGGGTGCATCACAGGAATCTGGTTTCTATGATCGGCTACAGTATTGATGGAGAGCACCTGGCGTTGGTCTACGAGTACATGTCTCAGGGAACTCTCAAAGAGCATCTTAGAG AGTCTCGCGGCGATAGACATTTGAGTTGGGAACAGCGACTCCGAATTGCTCTTGAAGCTTCACAAG GGCTGGAGTATTTGCACACCGGATGCAAGCCTTCACTGATCCATAGAGATGTCAAGACTTCAAACATCCTCTTGAACGAAAGATTAGAGGCGAAGATATCAGATTTTGGACTGTCCAAGGCTTTTGAAGATGATGAGCGCAGCCATGTATCAACCAAGGTCGTCGGCACCCCGGGATACCTCGATCCAGA GTACTACGTGAAGAACCAACTCAGCGAGAAGAGTGATGTGTACAGCTTTGGGGTGGTTCTCCTGGAACTGATCACAGGCCAACCTCCCATACTAATTGGTTCAGAAAATATTCACATAGTTGAATGGGTTTACGAAAGGCTTGCGAAAGGGAACGTAGAGGACGTCGTCGACAAAAGCCTGCAAGGTGAGTATGATGTGAATTGTGCTTGGAAGATTGCCTACGTAGCTCTCAACTGTGCCATGGAATCCTCCACCAAGAGGCCGACGATGACGGAGGTGGTGATGCAGCTGAAAGAGAGGTTGGCACTGCAGAGTAATCTTGATGAGACCCAACTCGAACACAAAAACACTCTGAAACTACTTAAAGAACGTGATGAGATGCACCAGATCAGTACGTTTGAGATCGAATGTGCAAGCATTTCAGACAAAGATGGTCCATCAGCAAGATGA